The Methanooceanicella nereidis genome segment TCAACGATACCACAAGTCTTGATATAATAATCATCATGCTTGTGACCCTCAATAGCAACACCCTGCCAGACAGTCCTGCCTGAAATCAGGTTAGCTTCAATAGAGTTAGTCATATTCGGTCTCCTTCTTGAAGCCCTCTTACTTTTGGATCGGAGTGGCTTCTACTTTCTTTCCAGCTACCTTTGCGATCTCTGCGAGGTCTTCGTCAGAGCTTGCCTCTGCACCGTGCTCTGCGCCAGCCTGTAAGGTTACCTTCTTCTGGACAGGGCTCGGGCCGAGTTTCTTAACGGTATCGACCATGTCCCTGACGACCTGTGCCCACAGCGCACCTTCTGATGCGGAGACGAAGGTCATCTTGAGCCTTCTTCCGTCGATTCCCATATCCTCTAAGACTTTTCTGGTGAGAGCTACACGGCGTCTTGCCTTGTAGTTACCTGCTATGTAGTGACAGTCGCCGATGTGGCAGCCAGATACGAGCACTGCATCTGCGCCAAGGCTGAATGCCTCTAATATGAATGCAGGGTCGACACGTCCGGTACACATGATCCTTACTACACGGACGTTGGGCGGATACTGAGCCCTGGATACACCTGCGAGGTCTGCGCCTGCGTAGGTACACCAGTTACAAAGTATACCGAGTATTTTTGGTTCGAATTCGTCAGCCATTTTAGGCACCTCCTGCCGGAGTGAACAGAGCAGCTATCTGCGCTCTTATCTGGGTGTCTTTGAAGTGCTGCATGGATATTGCCTT includes the following:
- a CDS encoding hydrogenase iron-sulfur subunit, whose product is MADEFEPKILGILCNWCTYAGADLAGVSRAQYPPNVRVVRIMCTGRVDPAFILEAFSLGADAVLVSGCHIGDCHYIAGNYKARRRVALTRKVLEDMGIDGRRLKMTFVSASEGALWAQVVRDMVDTVKKLGPSPVQKKVTLQAGAEHGAEASSDEDLAEIAKVAGKKVEATPIQK